One window of the Amblyraja radiata isolate CabotCenter1 chromosome 41, sAmbRad1.1.pri, whole genome shotgun sequence genome contains the following:
- the LOC116967706 gene encoding histone H2A-like produces MTSFWLHRYLEMTGRGKTGGKARAKAKSRSSRAGLQFPVGRVHRLLRKGNYGERVGAGAPVYLAAVLEYLTAEILELAGNAARDNKKSRIIPRHLQLAVRNDEELNKLLGGVTIAQGGVLPNIQAVLLPKKTSGANK; encoded by the coding sequence ATGACTTCATTCTGGCTGCATCGCTATTTGGAAATGACTGGACGAGGAAAAACCGGCGGCAAAGCTCGGGCCAAGGCCAAGTCTCGCTCATCCCGGGCCGGGTTGCAGTTCCCGGTTGGCCGTGTCCACAGGCTCCTGAGAAAGGGCAACTATGGTGAGCGGGTGGGTGCTGGAGCCCCGGTCTATCTGGCTGCTGTGCTCGAGTATCTGACGGCTGAAATCCTGGAGTTGGCCGGCAACGCGGCCCGGGACAACAAGAAGTCCCGCATTATCCCCAGACATCTGCAGTTGGCCGTCCGTAACGACGAGGAACTCAACAAGCTGTTGGGAGGGGTGACCATCGCCCAGGGCGGGGTGTTGCCCAATATCCAGGCCGTGCTGTTGCCCAAGAAAACCAGTGGAGCCAACAAGTAA
- the LOC116967707 gene encoding histone H2B-like, whose amino-acid sequence MPDPVKPAAKKGSKKAVSKVASKGGKKRRKSRKESYSIYIYKVMKQVHPDTGISSKAMSIMNSFVNDIFERIAGEASRLAHYNKRSTISSREIQTAVRLLLPGELAKHAVSEGTKAVTKYTSSK is encoded by the coding sequence ATGCCTGATCCAGTGAAGCCAGCAGCAAAGAAGGGCTCCAAGAAAGCCGTGTCCAAAGTAGCCTCCAAGGGCGGCAAGAAGCGCAGGAAGTCGAGGAAGGAGAGTTATTCCATCTACATCTACAAGGTGATGAAGCAAGTTCACCCCGACACCGGCATCTCGTCCAAGGCCATGAGCATCATGAACTCGTTCGTCAACGATATTTTCGAGCGCATCGCTGGTGAAGCTTCCCGCCTGGCTCATTACAACAAGCGCTCGACCATCAGCTCCCGGGAGATCCAGACCGCCGTGCGCCTGCTGCTGCCCGGGGAGCTGGCCAAGCACGCCGTGTCAGAAGGGACAAAGGCGGTGACCAAGTACACCAGCTCCAAGTAA